In a genomic window of Trichoderma atroviride chromosome 4, complete sequence:
- a CDS encoding uncharacterized protein (EggNog:ENOG41): MSRVSLRADRRWSSHLAATSVRHLAASSFGIMASATQVRLLDSSSNPSLTLQIKPVEGLNADSHASMDEAAHLAGLCRAALNNLNTYMVDILRPSHGYTADDILELPLDRHRIEDVLHDLPSRKSTRHNLAVAVSSLLHPVHDGSLTSIIRYDADRVRLRAWASLQRRYDLLQATKRNGKMAPGMTGGVEPGVQAPAWASRITGQGPWDAVKKPISLGGPKAIPMPVQIAQAEELAPFFEHLSKSGDHEIEGVNGAVELHDGNGEPYYSVRGAEFRRGVVYEDGRMDLCKMVVGPDHIGQLMESLRMNTHVRHFLLGNNIIGPTGAQAIARFINDFPDRMDTWYLAGNCIQGGDNFKTLVDALVKSPAVTNIWLKRNPLGPDAAKDVYRLITETRNLSTLDLDQTELGDRGVADLFTRLAAYSSPGGNKLPLRQIYLNGVGMSAKGAAAIGKFLASPYCGVTSIYMSLNPLGDEGVQALAEALPKAPYLARLLVQSVGASTQGAVALCKALTGHAGIRTFDLGQAYATEDLGQAYNYIEDEAIPAISELFMNTPQLQYFNLGHCATTPPGLLRLTPAILENPSLIFFFATSILADPSRKSVTFVPSIDSAFPHPDAPSTEQIKSEKAIREHLEANVKKTFGEDVSYADFMAEEKRWLVSDKVVRKIDSVYRNRDAGLARRRLLTLVKDWEEGDETLQRVMDAGQH, encoded by the coding sequence ATGTCGCGTGTTTCCTTGAGGGCAGATAGACGTTGGTCATCGCATCTCGCAGCAACATCAGTTCGGCATCTTGCTGCGTCATCATTTGGTATCATGGCTTCGGCTACGCAGGTTAGGCTGCTTGACAGCAGCTCGAATCCATCTCTCACGCTTCAAATCAAGCCGGTAGAAGGCCTCAATGCCGATTCACACGCTTCCATGGATGAAGCAGCCCACTTGGCTGGCCTCTGTCGTGCTGCCCTCAACAATCTGAATACTTACATGGTCGACATCCTTAGGCCTTCGCATGGCTACACGGCAGATGATATCCTCGAATTGCCACTCGACAGACACAGGATCGAAGACGTCCTGCACGACTTGCCCAGCCGGAAATCGACTCGACACAACCTCGCCGTCGCTGTGTCTTCGCTACTGCACCCGGTCCACGACGGCTCACTGACGTCCATCATTCGCTACGACGCCGACCGTGTCCGTCTTCGCGCATGGGCTTCTCTCCAGCGTCGCTATGACTTGCTGCAGGCCACCAAACGCAATGGCAAAATGGCTCCAGGCATGACTGGCGGCGTCGAACCTGGTGTCCAGGCCCCTGCTTGGGCCAGCCGCATCACCGGGCAGGGACCGTGGGACGCCGTCAAGAAACCCATATCGCTCGGGGGCCCGAAAGCTATCCCCATGCCGGTGCAGATTGCCCAAGCAGAAGAGCTGGCGCCATTCTTTGAGCATCTATCCAAAAGCGGCGATCATGAGATTGAAGGCGTGAACGGCGCTGTTGAGCTCCATGATGGCAACGGCGAGCCGTATTACAGCGTCCGTGGCGCAGAGTTCCGCCGAGGAGTTGTGTATGAAGATGGGCGGATGGATCTCTGCAAAATGGTTGTCGGCCCTGATCATATTGGCCAGTTGATGGAGAGCTTGCGGATGAATACCCATGTTCGGCACTTCCTGCTAGGCAATAACATCATTGGCCCGACTGGTGCCCAGGCTATTGCTCGGTTCATCAACGACTTCCCAGATCGCATGGACACTTGGTATCTTGCGGGCAATTGCATCCAAGGCGGGGACAACTTCAAGACTCTGGTGGATGCGCTGGTCAAGTCGCCTGCCGTGACCAATATCTGGTTGAAACGCAATCCGCTTGGGCCAGATGCCGCCAAGGACGTGTATCGTCTCATCACCGAGACGAGGAACTTAAGCACGCTTGATCTTGATCAAACTGAGCTTGGAGATCGCGGCGTTGCTGACTTGTTTACCCGTCTGGCCGCTTATTCTTCCCCTGGTGGCAACAAGCTGCCTCTGCGACAGATTTACTTGAATGGCGTTGGCATGTCGGCCaagggagctgctgccatcggCAAGTTCCTCGCGTCGCCGTATTGTGGCGTAACCTCGATTTACATGTCGCTCAATCCGCTTGGAGACGAGGGCGTCCAGGCTCTCGCTGAAGCACTGCCCAAGGCACCGTATCTGGCTCGACTGCTCGTACAATCGGTTGGAGCCAGCACCCAAGGTGCCGTGGCGCTGTGCAAAGCCTTGACTGGACATGCTGGTATCCGGACTTTTGATCTAGGCCAGGCCTATGCCACTGAAGATCTCGGCCAGGCGTACAATTATATCGAAGATGAAGCCATCCCCGCTATATCGGAACTCTTCATGAACACGCCTCAGTTGCAGTACTTCAACCTGGGTCATTGCGCCACCACGCCCCCTGGTCTGCTCAGGCTGACGCCGGCGATCCTGGAGAACCCGAGCTTgatattcttctttgcaaCATCAATCTTGGCTGACCCGTCTAGGAAATCCGTGACTTTTGTGCCGTCGATTGACTCGGCATTCCCTCACCCGGATGCTCCCTCCACGGAGCAGATCAAGTCCGAAAAGGCGATCCGAGAGCACCTCGAGGCCAATGTGAAGAAGACTTTTGGTGAGGATGTGTCGTACGCGGACTTCATGGCCGAGGAGAAACGTTGGCTGGTCAGCGACAAGGTAGTTCGCAAGATCGACAGCGTGTATCGGAATCGAGATGCTGGACTGGCCCGTCGTCGCTTGCTGACTCTGGTCAAAGATTGGGAGGAGGGCGATGAGACTTTGCAGCGGGTTATGGATGCTGGACAGCACTGA
- a CDS encoding uncharacterized protein (TransMembrane:2 (i84-106o118-140i)) has translation MASRVFASRLASQMATKAARPAMRAPVAAAKRTITTGSPMQAMKRQTIQAAGRNAFQAQRRAYSSEIAQAMVEVSKNLGMGSSAIGLTGAGIGIGVVFAALINGVARNPALRGQLFSYAILGFAFVEAIALFDLMIALMAKFT, from the exons ATGGCCTCCCGTGTCTTCGCCTCCCGCCTGGCCTCCCAGATGGCCACCAAGGCTGCTCGCCCTGCCATGCGTGCTCCCGTCGCTGCCGCCAAGCGCACCATCACCACTG GCAGCCCCATGCAGGCCATGAAGCGCCAGACCATCCAGGCTGCTGGCCGCAACGCTTTCCAGGCTCAGCGCCGTGCCTACTCTTCCGAGATCGCCCAGGCCATGGTTGAGGTCTCCAAGAACTTGGGTATGGGTTCTTCCGCCATCGGTCTGACCGGTGCTGGTATTGGTATCGGTGTCGTCTTCGCTGCCCTCATCAACGGTGTTGCCCGCAACCCCGCTCTCCGtggccagctcttctcctACGCCATTCTGGGTTTCGCTTTCGTCGAGGCTATCGCTCTTTTCGACCTCATGATTGCCCTGATGGCCAAGTTC ACCTAA
- a CDS encoding uncharacterized protein (BUSCO:EOG092D0R2H), producing MDSSQDFNSLQEAIQKSLVSTVKSANRIASQDLSFQRTINPDVAEQLDDKTSRILDLSTRLLSSAAQACGLKPIKLEDPEDVDMNWRAVVDVVDSILEKADRAIDEYTGLVKQRENGDSDSNSKAKQPKSTGKVIRNANVKKPQLDFEIQPNNFFDGPWKPILTEKPHATVPLDESLVTFVRNDGTTQYRHPYETEISSMQYPDRLFQIQDPILPQPDEATSATWVDTYEGVLAMLEELKEAKEIAVDLEHHDFRTYIGLVSLLQISTREKDWVVDTLKPWRHKLQVLNEVFADPTIVKVFHGAYMDMVWLQRDLGLYVNGLFDTFFASDALHYSSRSLAFLLSKFVNFDADKRYQLADWRIRPLSEEMMFYARSDTHYLLYIYDKIRNELVQSSDSDKHLVKRVLERSRELSLSRHENPECNAETGEGSRGWFNFVLKNSQLGYKSEQFAIFRALWNWRDLTARKEDENPNFVLGNNNLTEIVRVNPPDAKALHSLLPLNASLARSRVNEIWTQMQEEKARGGPSLLQFFSSRDPATLQSQSGVPRVTKTQSQALKPDANVTAAKLARSQLFGDVAVSSRWDEMKESGDVKEDYFPFPWQRFVGDVANVVVEVEPQQEPVVTAPPKEETIPAAEVDKDEEFTLRRGQKRKAEAVENDESISSEADLASDGDAEMQDENANDDAVIEIDDEDTPSRAAKKAKKLEKKKQRDEARAAQEQQRLELRTKRQEEKLVRKEQRKNQQQAKKEEPTKYQAVPFDYSKAASVLHAKREDTKESAQEAKKKAFDPYAKTGDDEIKPARKMPPVRGEKSATFKK from the exons ATGGACTCGTCACAAGATTTCAATTCCCTCCAGGAGGCAATCCAAAAGTCGCTCGTCTCAACTGTCAAGTCCGCCAATCGCATCGCATCCCAAGATCTGAGTTTCCAGCGCACCATCAACCCAGATGTTGCCGAGCAGCTCGATGACAAGACGTCGCGTATTCTCGATCTTTCCACCCGGTTACTAAgctcagcagctcaagcATGTGGCCTAAAGCCGATCAAGTTGGAAGACCCCGAAGATGTAGACATGAACTGGCGCGCGGTGGTGGACGTGGTAGATTCCATCTTGGAAAAGGCAGATCGGGCGATAGACGAGTACACGGGTCTTGTCAaacagagagagaatggcgaCTCGGATTCT AACTCCAAGGCGAAGCAACCCAAATCAACAGGCAAGGTTATCCGCAACGCCAACGTAAAGAAGCCGCAGCTGGACTTTGAAATTCAACCGAATAACTTCTTTGATGGGCCTTGGAAGCCTATTCTGACAGAGAAGCCGCATGCAACTGTCCCTTTGGATGAGAGCCTGGTCACATTTGTCCGAAACGATGGCACAACTCA ATACAGACACCCATACGAAACAGAGATATCAAGCATGCAATATCCGGACCGACTATTCCAGATCCAAGATCCGATTTTGCCCCAGCCAGACGAGGCGACCTCAGCTACATGGGTGGACACATACGAGGGCGTTCTTGCTATGCTTGAAGAGCTAAAGGAAGCCAAGGAAATCGCGGTTGATTTGGAACATCACGACTTTAGAACGTATATTGGACTGGTCTCCTTGTTGCAAATCAGCACTCGAGAAAAGGACTGGGTTGTTGATACGCTGAAGCCGTGGCGACATAAGCTCCAGGTGCTTAACGAAGTATTCGCCGATCCCACCATTGTCAAG GTCTTTCACGGAGCATATATGGATATGGTCTGGCTGCAGCGAGATCTTGGCCTCTACGTCAATGGCCTCTTCGACACATTTTTCGCCAGCGATGCCTTACATTACTCAAGTCGAAGTTTGGCGTTTCTCCTTTCAAAATTTGTCAACTTTGATGCTGACAAGCGATATCAACTGGCTGACTGGAGAATCAG GCCCCTCTCCGAGGAAATGATGTTTTACGCTCGTTCAGATACCCACTACCTTCTCTACATCTACGATAAAATTCGAAACGAACTTGTCCAATCGTCGGACTCCGATAAACACCTCGTAAAGCGTGTCTTGGAAAGATCGCGAGAGCTTTCACTATCAAGGCATGAGAATCCGGAATGTAACGCAGAAACCGGCGAAGGGTCGAGGGGGTGGTTCAACTTTGTTCTCAAAAACTCACAGCTTGGTTATAAAAGCGAGCAATTTGCCATATTCAGGGCTCTCTGGAATTGGCGAGACCTTACTGCTCGTAAAGAGGACGAGAATCCCAATTTTGTGCTGGGCAACAACAATCTGACCGAAATTGTACGCGTCAACCCACCGGACGCTAAGGCCCTCCACAGCCTACTACCGCTGAATGCATCTTTAGCTCGATCTAGGGTGAATGAGATATGGACTCAGATGCAAGAGGAAAAAGCTCGAGGAGGTCCGAGCCTGCTACagtttttctcttccagagACCCTGCAACCCTACAGAGCCAGAGTGGAGTTCCAAGGGTAACAAAAACGCAAAGTCAAGCTCTAAAGCCCGACGCAAATGTGACAGCCGCAAAACTTGCGCGATCGCAGTTGTTTGGCGATGTTGCCGTCAGCTCGCGATGGGATGAAATGAAGGAGTCAGGTGATGTCAAGGAAGACTACTTCCCCTTCCCTTGGCAGCGGTTTGTTGGCGATGTCGCAAATGTCGTGGTCGAAGTCGAGCCCCAGCAAGAACCTGTAGTAACTGCCCCTCCAAAAGAGGAGACTATACCTGCTGCAGAAGTTGATAAAGACGAAGAATTCACGTTGCGGAGGggacagaagagaaaggctgaGGCTGTTGAGAACGACGAGTCAATATCTAGCGAAGCTGACTTGGCTtccgatggcgatgctgagATGCAAGATGAGAACGCCAATGACGACGCTGTCATTGAGATAGACGATGAGGATACTCCTTCCAGGGCGgcgaagaaagcaaagaagttggagaagaagaagcagcgagATGAAGCCCGGGCGGCTCAGGAACAGCAACGCCTAGAGCTTCGTACTAAGCGACAAGAGGAGAAGCTCGTTCGCAAAGAGCAGCGGAAGAACCAGCAACAAgcgaagaaggaagagccTACCAAGTACCAAGCTGTTCCTTTCGACTACAGCAAGGCGGCCTCGGTTCTGCATGCGAAGAGAGAAGATACTAAGGAATCGGCCCAAGAAGCTAAGAAGAAGGCATTTGATCCTTATGCAAAGACGGGCGATGACGAGATCAAACCCGCAAGGAAGATGCCGCCAGTTAGGGGCGAGAAGAGCGCTACATTTAAGAAATGA
- a CDS encoding uncharacterized protein (CAZy:GT20), which produces MPAAVGSDGEANPGRLLLLSNRLPITIKRSDDGSYSFSMSSGGLVTGLSGLSKTTSFQWYGWPGLEVPENEVDGMKRRLKDEYGAHPVFIDDELADRHYNGFANSILWPLFHYHPGEITFDESAWSAYQEVNRLFAKTVIKDVQDGDLIWVHDYHLMLLPQMLREELGDSKKDVKIGFFLHTPFPSSEIYRILPVREALLTGLLDCDLIGFHTYDYARHFLSSCSRILDTPTTPNGVDWNGRFVTVGAFPIGIDPEKFVEGLQRPKVQERIAALSRKFEGVKLIVGVDRLDYIKGVPQKLHALEVFLTEHPEWIGKIVLVQVAVPSRQDVEEYQNLRAVVNELVGRINGKFGTIEFMPIHFLHQSVSFEELTALYAVSDVCLVSSTRDGMNLVSYEYIATQRENHGVMILSEFTGAAQSLNGSLIVNPWNTEELANAIHDAVTMSPEQREANYRKLERYVFKYTSAWWGASFVAEMTRLSAENTQSKTLRNISGAVVGLGQKVQQIAEEAKDLVTGGEQASSGAPETSE; this is translated from the exons ATGCccgctgctgttggttcCGACGGAGAGGCCAACCCtggccgtcttctcctcctctctaaCCGACtgcccatcaccatcaagcGCTCCGACGATGGAAGCtacagcttctccatgtcgTCTGGTGGCCTCGTCACTGGCCTCAGCGGCCTCAGCAAAACGACCAGCTTCCAGTGGTATGGCTGGCCGGGCCTTGAGGTTCCCGAAAACGAGGTCGACGGCATGAAGCGCCGTCTAAAAGATGAGTACGGCGCTCATCCTGTATTCATCGACGATGAACTGGCCGACAGACATTACAACGGCTTTGCTA ACTCTATCTTGTGGCCTCTTTTCCACTACCACCCCGGCGAGATTACCTTTGACGAGTCGGCGTGGAGCGCATATCAAGAAGTCAACCGCCTCTTCGCAAAGACAGTCATCAAGGATGTGCAGGACGGCGACCTTATTTGGGTCCACGACTACCACCTGATGCTTCTGCCTCAGATGCTGCGAGAAGAGCTTGGGGACTCCAAGAAGGATGTCAAGATTGGCTTCTTCCTGCACACGCCTTTCCCCAGCAGTGAAATCTATCGAATTCTGCCTGTGCGAGAGGCTCTGCTCACCGGTCTCCTTGACTGCGACCTGATTGGCTTCCACACTTACGATTATGCTCGCCATTTCCTCAGCAGCTGTTCCCGAATTCTTGATACCCCAACTACCCCCAACGGCGTTGATTGGAACGGCCGCTTTGTCACGGTCGGAGCATTTCCCATCGGCATCGACCCCGAGAAATTCGTCGAAGGCCTCCAGCGACCCAAGGTCCAAGAGCGAATCGCCGCCCTCAGCCGCAAATTTGAGGGTGTTAAGCTGATTGTTGGCGTTGACCGACTGGATTACATCAAGGGCGTGCCTCAGAAACTACATGCTCTGGAAGTATTCTTGACGGAACACCCTGAATGGATTGGCAAGATTGTCCTTGTGCAAGTTGCAGTTCCATCTCGACAAGACGTCGAGGAATATCAAAATCTTCGCGCCGTCGTCAACGAACTTGTTGGTCGCATCAACGGCAAGTTTGGCACCATTGAATTCATGCCCATCCATTTCCTCCACCAGTCTGTTTCTTTCGAAGAGCTTACAGCGCTATATGCCGTCTCGGATGTGTGCCTGGTCTCATCTACGCGTGACGGCATGAATCTGGTTTCGTACGAGTACATTGCCACTCAGCGCGAAAACCATGGCGTCATGATTCTCAGCGAGTTCACCGGCGCCGCCCAATCTCTCAACGGCAGTCTTATTGTCAACCCTTGGAACACCGAGGAGCTTGCCAATGCCATCCACGATGCCGTTACCATGAGCCCCGAGCAGCGCGAGGCAAACTACCGTAAGCTCGAGCGTTACGTCTTCAAGTACACGAGCGCCTGGTGGGGAGCCAGCTTCGTAGCTGAGATGACGCGCCTCTCTGCGGAGAACACGCAGTCCAAGACGCTGCGCAACATCTCCGGAGCAGTCGTGGGTCTTGGCCAAAAGGTGCAGCAGATCGccgaagaggccaaggactTGGTAACAGGCGGCGAACAGGCTTCTTCGGGGGCGCCTGAGACATCTGAATAG
- a CDS encoding uncharacterized protein (BUSCO:EOG092D0S7U), which yields MFVLRNVGKLIFGSTAQESLIELPQGQLYLVRPLSPKGYSELIFKDSAIRIRRTNQDFQYQLVVQRVFEEGEAELLADEEGEDAEIDALVGERDEKTFLLDEALRFRIEIREGGEETVLAWKDLSGDNGDLYEFVCDSVVPNAEAKRFLQTAQECQYERKYRKPHTTASDEDLEQFDFPEEQPIPPASPLHSPTLARSIDSIDDMFAKRTANSSAQRGSAAEQQPEAVVEEVEAPQQAPEPKAAPKPLEIYAAVSGELHLYDPQAGHFSQVEDSVIAAVSEVGNWQYWLQINADDRSILGTPVVADLNPVFDFEHLSFIFNHWSADGTGRSWLLRFKDQPTLEKFQEGVMQALWEKLNETKWKKIQEKEREYVLDAFNDLTMEDAPPVEEEEEEEEEEEEERDREDERAQYDEDEEYDDDEEQQERNDGDVNSQLAVGYKHDRSFVVRGSKIGVFTHTPDNHLKFSTNISKVMTPGGKLMNPKKVMLHKEDRDLIMQNNVDPNKLYRMDIEYGKVVDEWNVHDDMSVTTFAPENKFAQMTGEQTFLGISHNALFRVDPRQAGNKIVDSETKQYVSKNDFSSIATTEKGYIAVASNKGDIRLFDRLGIRAKTQLPALGDPIIGMDVSADGRWILGTTKNYILLIDAMQHDGKNEGKLGFEKAFSSDSKPRPRRLALSPEHVAQFYHETGLPVSFTPAKFNTGEGASETSIITASGPYIIEWNLKRVTRGTKTPYMIKRYEEKVMADDFKFGSDKNVIVALPNEVNMVAKKSLKEPTRESIIGDVRLLGGTRKSGRIGTGKSGQYKLGRDDIVDSPY from the exons ATGTTCGTCCTTAGAAATG TTGGCAAGCTGATCTTCGGCTCAACCGCCCAAGAATCCCTCATCGAACTTCCCCAAGGCCAGCTGTACCTCGTGCGACCGCTCTCGCCCAAGGGATACTCAGAACTCATCTTCAAGGACTCTGCTATCCGCATCCGCCGGACCAATCAAGACTTCCAGTACCAGCTCGTCGTGCAGCGAGTCTttgaagagggagaggccgAACTGCTCGCTgacgaagagggcgaggacgCTGAGATTGACGCTCTTGTAGGCGAGCGCGACGAGAAGACCTTTTTGCTCGACGAAGCTTTGCGCTTCCGTATCGAGATTAGAGAAGGAGGCGAGGAGACTGTTCTTGCTTGGAAGGACCTGAGCGGCGACAACGGCGATCTTTACGAGTTTGTCTGCGACAGTGTTGTCCCCAACGCGGAAGCTAAGCGTTTCCTTCAAACGGCTCAAGAGTGCCAATACGAGCGCAAATATCGCAAACCGCATACGACAGCCTCGGACGAGGATCTTGAGCAATTTGACTTCCCCGAGGAGCAGCCCATCCCTCCCGCTAGCCCTCTTCACAGCCCGACTCTCGCCCGCTCTATCGACTCCATCGACGACATGTTTGCCAAGCGAACCGCCAACTCTTCAGCTCAGCGCGGATCCgccgcagagcagcagcctgaaGCGGTTGTTGAAGAGGTCGAAGCACCCCAGCAGGCGCCAGAGCCAAAGGCTGCTCCCAAGCCACTGGAGATCTATGCTGCCGTGTCCGGTGAATTGCACCTCTACGATCCGCAAGCAGGGCATTTTTCCCAGGTTGAAGACTCTGtcattgctgctgtttctgaAGTCGGAAACTGGCAGTATTGGCTGCAAATTAATGCGGATGACAGGTCGATCCTAGGCACTCCCGTGGTTGCCGATCTCAACCCGGTATTTGACTTTGAGcatctctctttcatcttcaaccaTTGGTCGGCAGATGGAACTGGGAGATCGTGGCTTCTCCGTTTCAAGGATCAGCCAACCTTGGAGAAATTCCAAGAAGGGGTGATGCAAGCTCTATGGGAGAAATTGAATGAAACcaagtggaagaagatccAAGAGAAAGAACGTGAATATGTCTTGGATGCGTTCAATGACCTCACCATGGAAGATGCGCCACCagttgaagaggaagaagaagaggaagaggaggaggaggaggagcgggATAGGGAGGATGAACGTGCCCAGtatgatgaggacgaggagtatgatgatgacgaggaacaGCAGGAAAGGAACGATGGAGACGTCAACTCTCAACTTGCCGTTGGCTACAAACATGATCGCTCCTTTGTCGTTCGTGGTTCCAAGATTGGAGTTTTCACCCACACGCCGGATAACCATCTCAAGTTCTCCACCAACATCTCAAAGGTGATGACTCCTGGAGGCAAACTGATGAACCCAAAGAAGGTCATGCTCCACAAAGAAGATAGGGATCTCATTATGCAAAACAACGTGGATCCGAACAAGCTCTACCGCATGGATATCGAGTATGGCAAGGTTGTCGACGAGTGGAATGTCCATGACGATATGTCTGTCACAACATTTGCTCCCGAGAACAAGTTTGCACAGATGACTGGAGAACAGACGTTCTTGGGTATCTCTCACAACGCACTTTTCCGAGTCGATCCTCGCCAAGCTGGCAACAAGATTGTCGATTCGGAAACGAAGCAATACGTTTCAAAGAACGATTTCTCCTCCATTGCTACCACCGAGAAGGGCTACATCGCCGTAGCAAGCAACAAGGGTGATATTCGTCTGTTTGACCGCCTCGGAATTCGAGCCAAGACGCAACTTCCCGCTCTTGGTGACCCCATCATTGGTATGGATGTTTCAGCCGATGGCCGATGGATTCTGGGAACTACAAAGAACTACATCCTCCTTATCGATGCTATGCAGCACGATGGCAAGAACGAGGGAAAGCTTGGGTTCGAAAAGGCATTTTCTTCAGACTCGAAGCCCCGCCCTCGCCGTCTAGCCCTTTCACCCGAACACGTCGCCCAGTTTTACCACGAGACTGGCCTGCCCGTATCATTTACTCCTGCCAAATTCAACACGGGCGAGGGTGCTTCCGagaccagcatcatcacTGCTTCCGGACCTTACATCATTGAGTGGAACCTCAAGCGGGTCACTCGCGGCACCAAAACGCCGTATATGATTAAGCGATATGAGGAGAAGGTCATGGCAGATGACTTCAAATTCGGCTCTGACAAGAACGTCATTGTTGCCCTGCCCAACGAAGTCAACATGGTCGCTAAGAAAAGTCTTAAGGAGCCTACACGAGAAAGCATTATTGGAGACGTGCGACTGCTGGGCGGTACACGGAAGTCGGGAAGAATCGGTACGGGAAAGAGTGGCCAGTATAAGCTCGGAAGGGATGACATTGTCGACTCCCCTTATTAA
- a CDS encoding uncharacterized protein (EggNog:ENOG41~TransMembrane:3 (o49-70i82-102o108-126i)) translates to MKPPNQPNGASPRSFMSSVTEFYRCQIGGETVINYAYTDFPLRLLVKDVYYFFAYCWALPWVFFPIHPFGSGELDELYPSRMNIFCLTVHFFLLIFQVAFLIALPFAIFFPAWMGIGAIVGFHSLNRLVCMLLNGKDIIFHSDEKYAKARPEHEHEQWVFLNGVSTGEHWMKTNLNRLAITFGRPILGIHNRTSGMVFDVIECLIQRNFSYATGDIRVCYRHIKDILYNPKKTKVVFIMHSQGAIEGGMVLDWLLQEMPQDLLAKLEVYTFGSAANHFNNPHRHVISQDLTRSKPFEAMQTIVSETTYETPATTPLEVKKDPMISANLLRRSSSIASYHTASAAKDRAIGHIEHYTHNTDFVAIWGILHFATNRMASSQLPRFLGRLFNRSNGHGGHLFVQHYLDGLFPLKRDPETGEFIGVEENNAFMEEVIKFGIEGTAMENAREAFEISYGGTGGFGTGEISTPIEVYDQFSARKKQRKDVKVKELSRLWMYRNGRSPPEISAALAAELASIDRRNSLL, encoded by the exons ATGAAACCTCCAAACCAACCCAACGGCGCATCGCCGAGGTCCTTCATGAGCTCCGTCACCGAATTCTACCGCTGCCAGATCGGCGGCGAAACCGTCATCAACTACGCCTATACCGACTTCCCTCTCCGTCTCCTAGTCAAAGATGTCTACTACTTCTTCGCCTACTGTTGGGCACTGCCTTGGGTCTTCTTCCCTATACATCCCTTTGGGTCGGGCGAGCTTGATGAACTGTATCCGTCGCGGATGAACATCTTCTGTCTCACCGTCCACTTCTTCCTGCTCATTTTCCAGGTCGCCTTTCTCATCGCTTTGCCATTTGCGATATTTTTTCCTGCTTGGATGGGAATCGGAGCCATCGTTGGCTTTCATTCTCTCAACAGGCTGGTCTGCATGCTGTTGAATGGCAAAGACATCATCTTCCACTCTGATGAAAAGTATGCCAAAGCTCGACcggagcatgagcatgagcagtGGGTGTTTTTAAACGGCGTCTCGACTGG CGAGCACTGGATGAAGACAAATCTTAATCGCTTAGCGATTACATTTGGTCGCCCAATTCTCGGCATCCATAATCGCACTTCCGGCATGGTTTTCGACGTCATCGAGTGCCTCATACAGCGCAACTTTTCGTACGCAACCGGCGATATTCGTGTCTGCTATAGACATATTAAAGATATTCTTTACAACCCTAAGAAGACAAAGGTGGTGTTCATCATGCACTCTCAGGGGGCTATAGAAGGTGGCATGGTTCTGGACTGGCTCCTACAAGAGATGCCTCAAGATCTTCTCGCAAAGCTTGAAGTATACACTTTTGGCAGTGCCGCTAATCATTTCAACAACCCTCACCGCCATGTCATCTCACAAGATTTGACCCGGTCGAAGCCATTTGAGGCTATGCAGACAATCGTCTCCGAGACCACCTATGAAACTCCAGCCACTACACCGCTGGAAGTCAAGAAGGATCCGATGATCTCTGCAAATTTGTTACGACGATCCTCTTCAATAGCGTCTTACCAcactgcctctgctgccaaGGACAGAGCTATTGGCCATATCGAGCATTATACTCACAACACCGACTTTGTTGCCATCTGGGGCATTCTCCACTTTGCGACTAATAGAATGGCTTCCAGCCAACTACCTCGCTTCCTCGGTCGTCTATTCAATCGGTCCAATGGCCACGGCGGACACCTCTTCGTCCAACACTACCTTGATGGCTTGTTTCCTCTAAAGCGCGATCCGGAGACTGGGGAATTTATCGGAGTCGAAGAAAACAATGCCTTCATGGAAGAGGTCATCAAGTTTGGTATCGAGGGCACCGCCATGGAGAATGCGCGAGAAGCCTTTGAGATTAGTTACGGGGGCACGGGAGGGTTTGGAACAGGCGAGATATCGACCCCAATCGAGGTGTACGACCAGTTTTCAGCCcgcaagaagcagagaaaggacgtcaaagtcaaagaacTCAGCAGGCTATGGATGTACAGAAACGGACGGAGCCCACCCGAGATTTCAGCTGCGTTGGCAGCAGAGTTGGCAAGCATAGATAGGAGGAACTCGTTGCTATGA